The following coding sequences lie in one Rutidosis leptorrhynchoides isolate AG116_Rl617_1_P2 chromosome 4, CSIRO_AGI_Rlap_v1, whole genome shotgun sequence genomic window:
- the LOC139840582 gene encoding uncharacterized protein produces the protein MVGKSGGQLLIWDTNIYEAKSVIRGDYVIGISGKWLDSDSTCNIVNVYGPHEDVGKQKFWEELSNLMESDVNNAWVLCGDFNEVRNEAEQFNSDYVEYRAKRFNEFIMDNCLIEIAMSGRIFTRVSGDGLKFSKLDRFLVTEKFLHPWKDLTASIMDRHLSDHCAIILKDEERNFGPKPFKVFDAWLDDEEVNKIIQEAWEKEIMIIDRKDCVFRNRLKNVKNAIKEWSSIKLDILEVEIESHISEAKILELKAEVTTLNEIELEK, from the coding sequence ATGGTGGGTAAATCGGGTGGGCAACTCTTAATATGGGACACCAATATTTATGAGGCCAAGTCAGTTATAAGAGGGGACTATGTGATCGGGATTTCTGGGAAATGGTTAGATTCGGACTCGACGTGTAATATTGTAAATGTGTATGGACCACATGAGGATGTCGGGAAACAAAAATTTTGGGAAGAGCTATCGAATCTAATGGAATCGGATGTAAATAATGCGTGGGTATTGTGTGGGGATTTTAATGAGGTTAGGAATGAGGCCGAACAATTTAATAGTGACTACGTAGAATATAGGGCAAAAAGATTCAATGAGTTCATTATGGATAATTGTTTGATAGAAATAGCTATGTCGGGGCGTATTTTCACTCGGGTTAGCGGAGATGGGTTAAAATTTAGCAAGCTAGATAGGTTTCTCGTTACGGAAAAATTTCTTCATCCATGGAAAGATTTGACGGCGAGTATAATGGATAGACACTTATCGGACCATTGTGCTATTATTTTAAAAGATGAAGAAAGGAACTTTGGGCCGAAACCGTTTAAAGTTTTTGATGCTTGGCTAGATGATGAAGAGGTGAATAAGATTATACAAGAGGCATGGGAAAAGGAGATAATGATAATAGATAGAAAAGATTGTGTGTTTAGGAATAGGCTAAAAAATGTTAAAAATGCGATTAAGGAATGGAGTAGTATTAAGCTTGACATTTTAGAAGTAGAAATAGAATCCCACATATCAGAGGCAAAGATTCTGGAATTGAAAGCAGAGGTAACAACATTAAATGAAATAGAATTAGAAAAGTAG